The following are encoded together in the Cicer arietinum cultivar CDC Frontier isolate Library 1 chromosome 2, Cicar.CDCFrontier_v2.0, whole genome shotgun sequence genome:
- the LOC101505176 gene encoding probable pectate lyase 3: MIIGGKKGRRNLRGRKTAGPCMATNPIDRCWRCDPNWANNRKKLADCVQGFGRKTTGGKAGPFYVVTDPSDSDMVNPRPGTLRHAVTRNGPLWIIFARSMNIRLNQELIMTSDKTIDGRGADIVIANGAGITIQYIRNVIIHGIKVFDIVVGSGGLVRDSENHYGLRTMSDGDGISIFGSSNIWIDHVSMRNCRDGLIDAIMGSTAITISNSHFTDHNEVMLFGASDGYDADQKMQITVAFNHFGKRLIQRMPRCRFGFIHVVNNDYTHWEMYAIGGSKHPTIISEGNRFIAPDNGYAKEITKREYSPESEWKNWQWRSINDVYMNGAFFRQGGSELTNRPFSKKDMITAKPGAYVGRLTRYSGSLKCIVGKPC, encoded by the exons ATGATAATTGGTGGCAAGAAAGGAAGAAGGAATCTCCGAGGACGTAAAACAGCTGGTCCATGCATGGCTACAAACCCCATTGACAGGTGTTGGAGGTGCGATCCTAACTGGGCAAACAATCGCAAGAAGCTTGCAGATTGTGTGCAGGGTTTCGGAAGGAAGACAACCGGTGGAAAGGCTGGTCCTTTCTATGTGGTAACTGATCCCTCAGATAGTGACATGGTGAATCCACGTCCAGGTACCCTTAGGCACGCAGTTACAAGAAATGGTCCTTTGTGGATCATTTTTGCTCGTAGCATGAACATTAGGCTCAACCAAGAGCTCATAATGACGAGCGACAAGACCATTGACGGTCGAGGAGCTGATATTGTCATTGCTAATGGGGCTGGTATTACTATCCAGTACATCAGGAATGTGATCATCCATGGGATCAAAGTTTTTGACATTGTGGTTGGTAGTGGTGGACTTGTTAGAGATTCTGAGAACCATTATGGTCTAAGGACAATGAGTGATGGGGATGGAATTTCAATTTTTGGCTCCAGCAATATTTGGATTGACCATGTTTCCATGAGAAACTGCAGAGATGGACTCATTGATGCCATTATGGGATCCACTGCTATTACCATCTCCAATAGCCATTTCACAGATCACAACGAG GTAATGCTGTTTGGTGCAAGTGATGGATATGATGCTGATCAGAAAATGCAGATCACAGTTGCATTCAACCACTTCGGTAAGAGATTAATCCAAAGGATGCCAAGGTGCAGATTTGGTTTTATCCATGTGGTTAACAATGACTACACTCACTGGGAAATGTATGCCATTGGTGGTAGCAAACATCCTACCATTATCAGTGAGGGTAACCGATTCATAGCCCCTGACAACGGCTATGCTAAAGAG ATAACAAAGAGGGAGTACTCACCAGAATCAGAGTGGAAAAACTGGCAATGGAGATCAATCAACGACGTGTACATGAACGGAGCATTTTTCAGACAAGGTGGATCTGAGCTGACTAACAGACCATTCTCAAAGAAGGACATGATCACAGCTAAGCCTGGAGCTTATGTGGGAAGGCTTACTCGTTATTCAGGCAGCCTTAAATGCATAGTGGGGAAGCCTTGTTAA
- the LOC101505729 gene encoding preprotein translocase subunit SECE1, with the protein MMMMMLQSKTFTLTFPLHFPSSSSSSLSPPSLSQSQIFNFKPSLLSLTLNRRRILPITACVVEEKNQPTSEPEPEPEPEPSQSDLASELKKAMQERKDKEGGDNLWNGVVSEIGEIEWPEFGKVLGTTGVVLSVIFGSSVVLLTVNAILSELSDKVFAGKGVQDFFS; encoded by the coding sequence atgatgatgatgatgctaCAATCAAAGACATTCACACTCACATTTCCCTTACATtttccatcatcatcatcatcatcattatcaccTCCTTCTCTCTCACAATCCCAAATCTTCAACTTCAAACCCTCACTTCTCTCTCTTACTCTCAACCGCCGCCGTATACTACCCATAACCGCATGCGTCGTAGAGGAAAAAAACCAACCTACTTCCGAACCCGAACCAGAACCCGAACCCGAACCGAGTCAGTCCGATTTGGCTTCGGAATTGAAGAAAGCGATGCAAGAGAGGAAGGATAAAGAAGGTGGTGATAATTTATGGAACGGAGTGGTTTCTGAGATCGGTGAAATTGAGTGGCCCGAGTTTGGGAAGGTTTTGGGTACAACTGGTGTTGTTCTTAGTGTTATCTTTGGTTCTAGCGTTGTTTTGCTTACTGTTAATGCTATTTTATCTGAGCTTTCTGATAAAGTTTTTGCAGGCAAAGGGGTTCAGGATTTCTTCTCCTGA
- the LOC101506051 gene encoding uncharacterized protein isoform X2, with amino-acid sequence MAMAMQSGIGISKILFIAGAGYTGTVLIKNGKLSDIIGELQLLVKGLEKSGQADGEGEYADAIADQVRRLANEIRQIASNRPITVLNGGSGQSNLSSLVLPAAAVGAVGYGYMWLKGISFSDLMYVTKRNMENAVADLTKKLNHASDVLDDAKKHLTQRIQKLADKMNKQTEISRSIQNGVADVRKDITNIRNTMGILHEDFKTVDGRLARLTQNQEATNKGLDYVIKFIDGNVQIMPGSKWRTTQQELPRLPGRSPGLLPYSGPPNLMGLKDIAEPLSSLDRSASDIIIPDGIDKLEQPRRPLLRATSTKC; translated from the exons ATGGCCATGGCTATGCAAAGTGGAATCGGGATCTCCAAGATCCTATTCATTGCCGGAGCTG GTTACACCGGCACCGTCCTCATAAAAAACGGCAAGCTATCCGATATAATTGGCGAACTCCAG TTGCTGGTGAAGGGATTGGAAAAGTCTGGTCAGGCTGATGGTGAAGGTGAATATGCTGATGCCATTGCTGATCAG GTGCGTCGTTTGGCTAATGAAATTAGGCAGATAGCGTCAAACAGGCCAATAACCGTACTGAATGGGGGCTCAGGACAAA GTAATTTATCATCTCTTGTGCTTCCAGCAGCTGCTGTGGGTGCTGTGGGTTATGGCTACATGTGGTTGAAG GGCATTTCATTCTCAGATCTTATGTACGTGACTAAACGTAATATGGAAAATGCTGTTGCAGATTTGACAAAAAAGCTGAATCATGCCTCTGATGTACTTGAT GATGCCAAGAAGCACTTGACCCAGAGAATTCAAAAGTTGGCCGACAAAATGAACAAACAAACTGAGATATCACGGTCTATTCAGAATGGA GTTGCTGATGTTCGAAAGGATATTACTAATATACGTAATACTATGGGCATCCTTCATGAAGATTTCAAAACGGTG GATGGAAGGTTGGCAAGATTGACTCAGAATCAG GAAGCTACAAATAAAGGATTGGACTATGTTATTAAGTTTATAGATGGAAATGTTCAGATTATGCCTGGCTCTAAATGG AGAACCACGCAGCAGGAGCTACCAAGACTTCCAGGGAGGTCTCCTGGTTTGCTCCCATATTCAGGACCTCCAAATCTAATG GGTCTTAAAGACATTGCAGAACCGTTGTCTAGTTTAGACAGGTCAGCTTCAGATATTATTATACCAGATGGTATTGATAAGCTAGAGCAGCCCCGAAGGCCATTGTTGAG GGCTACTTCGACAAAGTGTTGA
- the LOC101506051 gene encoding uncharacterized protein isoform X1: MAMAMQSGIGISKILFIAGAGYTGTVLIKNGKLSDIIGELQLLVKGLEKSGQADGEGEYADAIADQVRRLANEIRQIASNRPITVLNGGSGQSSNLSSLVLPAAAVGAVGYGYMWLKGISFSDLMYVTKRNMENAVADLTKKLNHASDVLDDAKKHLTQRIQKLADKMNKQTEISRSIQNGVADVRKDITNIRNTMGILHEDFKTVDGRLARLTQNQEATNKGLDYVIKFIDGNVQIMPGSKWRTTQQELPRLPGRSPGLLPYSGPPNLMGLKDIAEPLSSLDRSASDIIIPDGIDKLEQPRRPLLRATSTKC, encoded by the exons ATGGCCATGGCTATGCAAAGTGGAATCGGGATCTCCAAGATCCTATTCATTGCCGGAGCTG GTTACACCGGCACCGTCCTCATAAAAAACGGCAAGCTATCCGATATAATTGGCGAACTCCAG TTGCTGGTGAAGGGATTGGAAAAGTCTGGTCAGGCTGATGGTGAAGGTGAATATGCTGATGCCATTGCTGATCAG GTGCGTCGTTTGGCTAATGAAATTAGGCAGATAGCGTCAAACAGGCCAATAACCGTACTGAATGGGGGCTCAGGACAAAGTA GTAATTTATCATCTCTTGTGCTTCCAGCAGCTGCTGTGGGTGCTGTGGGTTATGGCTACATGTGGTTGAAG GGCATTTCATTCTCAGATCTTATGTACGTGACTAAACGTAATATGGAAAATGCTGTTGCAGATTTGACAAAAAAGCTGAATCATGCCTCTGATGTACTTGAT GATGCCAAGAAGCACTTGACCCAGAGAATTCAAAAGTTGGCCGACAAAATGAACAAACAAACTGAGATATCACGGTCTATTCAGAATGGA GTTGCTGATGTTCGAAAGGATATTACTAATATACGTAATACTATGGGCATCCTTCATGAAGATTTCAAAACGGTG GATGGAAGGTTGGCAAGATTGACTCAGAATCAG GAAGCTACAAATAAAGGATTGGACTATGTTATTAAGTTTATAGATGGAAATGTTCAGATTATGCCTGGCTCTAAATGG AGAACCACGCAGCAGGAGCTACCAAGACTTCCAGGGAGGTCTCCTGGTTTGCTCCCATATTCAGGACCTCCAAATCTAATG GGTCTTAAAGACATTGCAGAACCGTTGTCTAGTTTAGACAGGTCAGCTTCAGATATTATTATACCAGATGGTATTGATAAGCTAGAGCAGCCCCGAAGGCCATTGTTGAG GGCTACTTCGACAAAGTGTTGA